CCGATGCCCCGGCTGTGCGCCGGGCGCGTACCTGGTCGAGGCGTTCGTGCCGTTCGGCGCCGACATCTCGAACACGCACATCGCCCGCTGGGAGGTCGGCGACCGGGTCTCGGTCATGGACCAGCACCAGGAGGGCGATCGGTGGCAGCCGGTCGGCATCTTCGCCTTCGACGGCGAGCCGGTCGTCGAGCTGAACGACCGCACGGATCGCTACGACTATGTCGCGCCGGCGGACATGCGGATCGGCGCGGATGCGGTGCGGTTTCGCCGGGTCGGCTGCGGCGGGGGCGGGGGCGGCGGCTTCAGCGGCGGGTCGGGCGACGGTGGGACGTCGACGCCGATGACGACGGCGAGCCCCGCGTCGACGAAGTCCGCCACCCCGAATGTGCCGACCACCCCGACCGCTTACGATGCGCGCACGACGACCCCGTCGATCGCCACCGGGGAGCCGCACTGATGGGCGGCACCGTCGCAACCCCACAGCCTCGCTGCACCCCACGAAAGGAACACATCACCATGGTCCGCCAGATCGTCGCCCCGCTGATCGTCGTCGCCGCCGCATCCGTGCTGGCGGCCGCGTGTCAGCCGATGCCGCCGGCGTTGTCGCTGCGGCCACCGTCCGCCCAAGGTTATCCGCAACCCGGCACGTCGACGCCCCCGCCCGGCTCCACCGCGACGCCGACCGCCGACGCCGACGGCTTCCTGCCGCCGCCCGACGAGCCGTCCGGCCAGCTGGTGCGCCTCGCCGACAGCCCGTACGCCGACGTGCTCGTCGGGCTCCAGGAAGCGATCGATGGCGGCGACAGCGCCTGGTTCGGTGCGCGCGCGCCGGACGGCCGCCGGGTGCACGTGTTCGGCGTCGGCCAAATGGACAGCGAAGGCGGCACGAGCGCGAACGGCGAGGCGATCGGCGCGCTGGCCGACGCGTTCTTCCAGGCCGGCGCGCGGCCGCGCATCCAGGCGTACTTCGAGGGCGTCGGCGAGACGACGGTGTGCCTGTACGTGCTGACCCATGCCTGGCAGGGCGCCGTGCCGTACCCCGGCGTCGATGACATCGGCAGCGCCGAGCCCGTCGGTGGGCAGCCGCCGGCGACGGTGCCGCTCGACGGAGCCGCGCTCCACATCTGCCGCGACCAGCTGGGCGAATGGCTGCTGCGCGATTGGATCCACGGCGGCTACCACGAGACGATCGAACGGTTGGGCGCATTCGCACCGCCCTGGCCGTTGTACGTCGTTCGGCCGTAAGCGCGAGCGGGACGCGGGCGTCGCCGCAGGTGCGGCCGGGTCGCCGGGTTGCACCTGCGGCGAATGCCAAACCCCGTCTTGGCGCCGGCGAAAGCAGGTGCGTGGTGGTTGCACAGCGCCTCCCTCGGCGACGGCCTCAGCCGTTGATCACGCTGCGCACCACCCCCCACGCCGCCTCGACCACGTCGTCCACCGCACGCCCCGCATCGACGATCCGCCATCGGCCCGGCTCCGCCGCCGCCAGCGCCCGGTAGCCCGCCGCCACCCGCTCGTGGAACACGACGCTCTCGGCGTCCAGCCGCGTGATCGCCCCGCCCTCCGCGTGCCTGCGGCGCAGGCCCTCTTGGACATCAAGATCGAACAGGAGCGTGAGGTCAGGCGCGAGGCCGCCGGTCGCGAAGGCGTTCATCGCCCGCAGATCGTCTTTGTCCAAGCCGCGGCCGAAGCCCTGGTAGGCCAGCGTCGAGTCCGTGTAGCGATCGCACAGCACGACGCATCCGTTCGCCAACGCCGGGCGGATGATCTGCGCCACGAGTTCGGCGCGCGCGGCGCCGAACAGGAGCGCTTCGGCTGTCGGCTGAAGGCCGCCCGAATCGCGGTCGAGCAGGACGGCGCGCACGCGTTCTCCGGCGCGCGTGCCGCCCGGCTCGCGCGTCTCGACGACGGCGCGCCCGCCTTCCCGCAGGCGCTGCGCGACGACACGCATCACCGTGGTCTTGCCGGCACCCTCCGGTCCTTCGAACGTGATGAACCGGCCTGCTGACCCGCGGTCGCCGCCGCTGTTCGCTTCATCGGCGTCGCTCATCCCTCGACGCGCGAGATCCGCACCCGGCGGTGCGGGTCCTTGCCGCGCGAAAGACTGGCCAGGTTCGCCTCGCGGGCCAGGTCGTGCTGCTGACGGCGGATGAAAGCGTTCGCCGGCGCCAAGTCGATGAACTCCCGCCGGCCGGTGCGGATCACGTGAATCGCATCGTACGTCTCGCGCAGGGCGGCCTCGTCCGGGTCGGCGACGGGTTGCAGGCCGTACAGCTCGGCCAGCACCTGTTCGATCTGGCCGAACGTGTTCGAGCGCAGCACGTACGTCGGAACACCCTGCACCTCGGCGTCGCTGATGACGACGGGCCGCTTGCGGTAGTAGCTCTTCAGCGTGATCAGCGCATCGGCCTCGGACAGCTCGTCGACGAGCGCCATCGGCACCCCTAGCGTCTTCGCGCTCTGGCGGAGACGGCTCTGGCTCACGCCGTACGCGAAGACGCGCCGCAGTTGCACGGGGGCCGGATCGGTCGACGGCGCGCCCTGGGCGGTTCGAAGGGCCTCGGCCTCGCGCGCGAGCGGGTCGCGCACGGCGCGGCCCGTGCGCCCGTCGCGCGTCCAGCCGGCGCCGTCGGGGCTTGGCCGGCCGGAGAGCGCGCCGCGCAGGGCAGCGCGCTGCTCAACCGGTGGCGGCAGCGGCGTGCCGGCCTCGACGACCGTCTGCCCTTCATCGTCCAGATAGCGCAGCTCGGGCGCCAGCACCCGGCCGCGCAGGAGGGCATCGACGGCCGAGGCGACGTTCGGGTGGACCGTAACGCGGTGCCAGTCCTGGATCTCGAGCGCGACGTCGAACGTCGGGGGCGCACGGCGCTCGAGGACGCTCTTCTGCGTCCCGCGGCGGCGCGCCTCCTCGTCGGACAGCGTGACGCTCTCGATGCCGCCGACCAAGTCGGAGAGCGTCGGATTCATGATCAGGTTCTCGAGCGTGTTGCCGTGCGCCGTGCCGATCAGCTGAACGCCGCGTTCGGCGATCGTGCGCGCCGCCTGCGCCTCGAGCTCGCGGCCGATCTCGTCGATGACGACGGCCTCGGGGTTGTGGTTCTCGACGGCCTCGATCATCACCTCGTGCTGCAGCGCCGGCTCGGGCACCTGCATCCGCCGCGCCCGCCCGATCGCCGCATGCGGGATGTCCCCGTCGCCCGCGATCTCGTTCGAGGTGTCGACGATGACGACCCGCTTCTGCTGCGCCAGGATCCGCGCCGCCTCGCGCAACAGCGTCGTCTTGCCGACGCCCGGCCGCCCGACGATCAGCACGCTCTGCCCGCTCTCGATCACGTCGCGGACGATCTCGGCCGACCCGGCCACCGCCCGCCCGGCGCGCAGCGTGAGGCCGATCACGTCGCCGCGGCGGTTGCGGAGCGCCGATATCCGGTGGAGCGTGCGGGCGATGCCTGCGCGGTTGTCGCCGCCGAAATCGCCGATCCGCGCGACGACGTGCGCCAGATCGTCCGCGCCGATCTCGTATTCCTCGAACACCTTGAAGCCGGAATGGGACCGGACCTCGGGGTTGCGCCCGAGGTCCATCACGATCTCGACGATGTCGTCGGCCTCGTTGAACGCCCGCACCGCCTCCCGGAGGCGCGCGGGCAGAAGGTCGATCAGCAGTGCGACCTCGCTAGCGGATTGATCGATCACGTTCCCTCCTCGGGAAGCGAATGGGCCCGCTCGCGCGCCCGCGAGGCGCGCGGCTGGGCATGGGTGACTGCACCGGACGATGCCTGCGGCACCGCCCGCTTCGACGCGCGCCAGCTCGGCGCGATGCGCTGCAGGCCGGTCTGCCGGACGCAGCGCTGCCGCCGGACGACGGGCACGAAGCCCGCGGCCGCTGCCGCCGCGCCGAGCGCCGGCTCGCGGTCGCCGACAGCCGTCCAGACCGCGCCGCCGGGCCGGAGCCGCCCCGCCTCGCCGAGCGCGAGCGCAAACAGCGCTCCGACATCGACCGCTTCGGGCGATCCCGCGACGTTCAGCCAGACGGCATCGCGCCCCACGACCATGCGGACCGCGCCGACCAGCCGCCCGCCGCCGTCCGTCACGACGCGCCACCGCTCGCGACGGGGCCCCGCCGACGCCGGCATGTCGGCCCACCGCGACCACGCCGACTCGTGTGACCGGGCCGCCTCCGGCTGCCCGGCGACAAGCAGGGCATGCAGGGCGGGGCGATCGGCCGCGGCGTAGCGACGGACGTTCTCGAGGCGACCGTCGCCAGCGAACGATGTACCCTCCGCAGCGACACGCATCGAACTCCCGACGGACCCCGCCGCGACGAACGGCGCCGCCATTTGGCACACCGTATCCGCCTCGAAAGGCGCGAACCCGGCCTGCTGCAGCACCTGCCCGGCCAGCGCATCATCGAGGGTACTGGCCGCGAACAGCCGGGCGACGCCCGCTTGCCCGAGCGCCACGCACGCGTCGCCCAACAGGCGCTGCCACGTGTGCGCCGCACCGCTGATCACGTGCAGCCCCGGCGCGATGAACGTGACGTCGGCTTCCGGCGAGCGCCCGCGCCGCCGCGCCTGCAGGAACCCGCTCGGCGCGCCGACGGCCGGCCTGTCGGAGACCAACGTCCACCGGTCCGCCCCCGGCCAGCGCAGCCAGCCCGCAATCGCCGGCGCCACCCGTGCCCGACGGGTAAGAACCGTCGATGCGACATCCAAGGATGTGCCGTGCGCCTGCAGTTGGATGACCCGCCCCACGTCCCTCGGGTTGAACGTCCGTGTCACAGGGCCATTATAGCCCGCGGCGACGGCGCGTGTCGGTGTTAGGGGAGCGGGCCCCGGACGGGTCGGCCGCACCGATCGCTACTTCGGCACCGGTCGGTACGGCACCTCGATCGTCGGACCCGAGACCTCGTCGTCCGTCGCGCCCGTGCCGCCGAGCGGGGCGTGTCGCTCGTCCGCGTACGGCCCAGCCAGGTGGTTGAACGCCTTCAACGCCAGCAGCACCACGAAGAAGTCATCGACGAGGCCGAACGGGCCGATGATCGCTTCGGGCAGCACGTCGATCGGCGACAGCACGTACAGCGCGGTGAGCACCGGGATCGCTTTCTGCCACCCGGGCACCCGCCCGTCGCGCAGCAGGCGCCACGCACGGCGGCCTTGATCGGCGAGCTCGGCCAGACGATGCGGCCGCACTTCTGCGCCGCTGTCCTTGATGCGGCTTGTCGGGTCGCCGCTGTTCGGGTTGGGGTTCATGGTGCGCTCCTCGATCGGGCGGGTCCGGCCTGCGTCGCGGTCGGCGGGACGGGCGAAGGCGTCGCCGGCGTGGGGGATGGTGTTGCGGCGGCGGTCGAAGTCCCGGCCGGCGGCGAGCCATTCGGCGTCCCGGCCGTGGGCAGAGGGGCATTCTCGACGGCGGTCGGCGTGGCGGTGGGCGGCAAGTAGGACTCGAGCGGCGGCGGCGGCGAGGCGTCGGCCGGCGGCTCCGTCAGGCTGACGCCGGCAAACGCGTCGTAGCCCATCGCACCGGGCAGGTAGCCCTGCACGCGGCTGCCGACGGCCACGATCGGGCGCGCGTTTGCCAGGAAGATCCGCGGCATGTCGGCGGCGACGAGCGCCGCAGCGCTCTCGTACAGCGTGCGGCGGCGGTCCGTCTGAGCGGTCGTCCGCTGGGCCTCGAGCAGGAGCTTGAACAGGTCGTCGTTCTCGTAGTGGCCCTCGGTGTTCGTGTTCGCCGGTCCGAAGTGCCAGTACCACATGCTGTCGGGGTCCGAGGTCTGTGCCTCCCAGCCGATCAGCCAGGCGCGGTACGCCCGGTCGCGGTTGTCGAGGAGTCGGCGGGCGCTGATCGGGTTCACGCTCGCGTCGATCCCGATGGCCTTCAGCATCTCGACGATCGCCCCGGCCGTGCCGAGCGGATCCGGCAGGTAGGGCCGTGGCTGGTCCGGTACCCAGATCCGCAGCGGAAAGCCCTCGGCCAAATCGGCCTCCGCCAGCAGCGCCTTGGCGCGCTCGACGTCCGGCGCCGGCGGCCGGAGGTTGTCGTCATGCCCGAGGAATCCGGGCGGGAGGAGCTGGTTGCTCGGTATCGCCTGGCTGCCGAAGTGGGCGCTCGCCAGCGCGGTGCGGTCGACGGTCAGGTGGATCGCCTCGCGCACGCGCTTGTCGGACAGCGGGCTGGCCGACGTGTCGAGCATCAGCCACGCGTTCGAGCGCGAAGGGCGCGGCACGATGCGCAGGCTTGGCGCCGCCAGCGTGCCCGTGGTGGCCATCGTCGGCGTGAAGCCGGCGCCCGCGACGACGCCCGCGGCGACGGCCTCGGCGCGCCGACCCGCATCCGGGATCGCAGCGAAGACGACGTTCGGCGTCTTGGGCGCGGCGCCCCAGTAGCGGGCGTTCGCCTCGAGCCGAACAACACCGCTGGCCTTGTCCCACGATGCCACGTGATACGGCCCGCTGCCGACCGGCAGGTGTGCGCCATCCGCGCCGTACGCCTCGACCGCCGCCGTGACCGCACGCGGGCTGGCGATGCCGAAAGCCGGATTCGCCAAGTGCTGAACGAACGGCGCGAACGGCTGGCGCAGCGTGATCCGCAACGTGAGCGCGTCCAGCGCTTCGACCTTCTCGACGATGCCCTTGTCGTCATGCGTCCCGAACAGGGAGAGCCACTGCAGGAAGCGGCCCTTGTGCTGTGGGTGCTCCGGCAGCAGCCAGCGCTCGAAGTTCCACTTGACGGCCGGGGCGTCCAGCGCCGTTCCGTCCTGGAACAGCACGCCCTTGCGCAACGTGAACGTGTACGTCTTGCCGCTGACGTCCGCGTCCCAGTTCTCGGCCAGATCGCCCACGATCTCGAGGCTGTCGGCGTTGTAGCGAAACAGGCCGTCATTCACTTGGTTGGCCACCTGGAGCGCGGCCAGGTCCGTGCCGGCCCGCGCCGCATCGAGCGTCGTCGGTGCGGACTCGAGCGCCCAGACCAGCGCCCGCGGGTCCGCCGTGGCGGCCGGCGCGGGCGGAGGCGGACCGAGCGGCGTCGGCTGGCCGGTGCAGGCGGCGAGGGCCGCGGCGCCGGCCAAGCCGATGCCGACGGCGATGCACCGCATGCCATGTACGAACCGATCCGCCCTGACCCTCACCGGCACAACGCCTTGCCCGCGATCGCCGTGTAGATCGACCGCAATGCGGCGCCGTCGCTGGCCGCGAACGTGCGCGCGGACGTGCCGGCGACGGTGCGCAGCAGGGCGGCATCGAAGTCCGTGCCGAGGCCGATCGTGTAGACCGTGAAGCCGAGGCTGCGCGCGTCCTTGGCGGACTGCAGTACGGCGGCCTCGGTGCCCGGCGTCGGCCGGCCGTCCGTCAGCAGGACGATGACCGGCACATTCGACTTCTTGTGGCGGCTGCTGAGCAGCTCGCGGGTGGACTCCTTGAGGCCGAGGTCGATCCGTGTACCGCTGCCGTTCACGACGGCCTTCAGC
Above is a window of Candidatus Avedoeria danica DNA encoding:
- a CDS encoding dTMP kinase, which gives rise to MSDADEANSGGDRGSAGRFITFEGPEGAGKTTVMRVVAQRLREGGRAVVETREPGGTRAGERVRAVLLDRDSGGLQPTAEALLFGAARAELVAQIIRPALANGCVVLCDRYTDSTLAYQGFGRGLDKDDLRAMNAFATGGLAPDLTLLFDLDVQEGLRRRHAEGGAITRLDAESVVFHERVAAGYRALAAAEPGRWRIVDAGRAVDDVVEAAWGVVRSVING
- a CDS encoding AAA family ATPase, with protein sequence MIDQSASEVALLIDLLPARLREAVRAFNEADDIVEIVMDLGRNPEVRSHSGFKVFEEYEIGADDLAHVVARIGDFGGDNRAGIARTLHRISALRNRRGDVIGLTLRAGRAVAGSAEIVRDVIESGQSVLIVGRPGVGKTTLLREAARILAQQKRVVIVDTSNEIAGDGDIPHAAIGRARRMQVPEPALQHEVMIEAVENHNPEAVVIDEIGRELEAQAARTIAERGVQLIGTAHGNTLENLIMNPTLSDLVGGIESVTLSDEEARRRGTQKSVLERRAPPTFDVALEIQDWHRVTVHPNVASAVDALLRGRVLAPELRYLDDEGQTVVEAGTPLPPPVEQRAALRGALSGRPSPDGAGWTRDGRTGRAVRDPLAREAEALRTAQGAPSTDPAPVQLRRVFAYGVSQSRLRQSAKTLGVPMALVDELSEADALITLKSYYRKRPVVISDAEVQGVPTYVLRSNTFGQIEQVLAELYGLQPVADPDEAALRETYDAIHVIRTGRREFIDLAPANAFIRRQQHDLAREANLASLSRGKDPHRRVRISRVEG
- a CDS encoding DUF1232 domain-containing protein, with protein sequence MNPNPNSGDPTSRIKDSGAEVRPHRLAELADQGRRAWRLLRDGRVPGWQKAIPVLTALYVLSPIDVLPEAIIGPFGLVDDFFVVLLALKAFNHLAGPYADERHAPLGGTGATDDEVSGPTIEVPYRPVPK